The proteins below come from a single Benincasa hispida cultivar B227 chromosome 4, ASM972705v1, whole genome shotgun sequence genomic window:
- the LOC120075742 gene encoding GRF1-interacting factor 3-like, producing the protein MQQPPQMMPMMPSFPPTNITTEQIQKYLDENKKLILAILDNQNLGKLAECAQYQAQLQKNLMYLAAIADAQPQAPAMPPQMAPHPAMQQGGYYMQHPQAAIMAQQSGLFPPKVPLQFGNPHQLQDPQQQLHQQHQQAMQGQMGLRPIGGANNGMHHPHHTESTLVGATAGGPPRGSGQTDGRGGGKQDSADVGGAGADGQGSSAGGRGGGGDGEEAK; encoded by the exons ATGCAGCAACCACCGCAAATGATGCCCATGATGCCTTCATTTCCTCCCACCAATATCACCACCGAGCAGATTCAAAAG TATCTTGATGAGAACAAAAAGTTGATATTGGCCATACTGGACAACCAAAATCTGGGGAAACTAGCTGAATGTGCTCA GTACCAAGCTCAACTTCAGAAGAATTTGATGTATTTAGCTGCAATTGCTGATGCGCAGCCACAGGCACCAGCTATGCCTCCACAG ATGGCCCCACATCCTGCCATGCAGCAAGGGGGTTATTATATGCAGCACCCTCAGGCAGCTATTATGGCTCAGCAATCGGGACTTTTCCCTCCAAAAGTTCCATTGCAGTTCGGCAACCCCCATCAATTACAAGATCCACAGCAGCAACTACACCAACAACACCAGCAAGCAATGCAAGGGCAAATGGGACTAAGACCTATTGGTGGGGCTAACAATGGCATGCATCACCCACATCATACTGAGAGTACCCTTGTGGGTGCTACTGCTGGAGGCCCTCCTCGAGGTTCAGGGCAAACTGATGGTCGTGGAGGTGGCAAACAGGACTCTGCTGATGTGGGAGGTGCAGGTGCTGATGGTCAGGGGAGCTCAGCTGGTGGTCGGGGCGGTGGTGGTGATGGTGAGGAAGCTAAGTAA